In the Malania oleifera isolate guangnan ecotype guangnan chromosome 1, ASM2987363v1, whole genome shotgun sequence genome, one interval contains:
- the LOC131148796 gene encoding uncharacterized protein LOC131148796, with translation VVKTLAKNNLAFRGKNERIYRENNGIFLSFIEMIAQFDPIMKEHIRRFQQNDTSGEGLLNELINVIQKFELGNENIRWQGYDNRFNMK, from the exons gttgtgaaaactcttgctaaaaataatttggcatttCGTGGGAAAAATGAACGAATTTATCGAGAGAATAATGGgatttttttaagttttattgaAATGATAGCACAATTTGATCCAATAATGAAAGAACATATTCGACGTTTTCAACAAa ATGATACGTCAGGAGAAGGACTTcttaatgaattaataaatgtcatacaaaaatttgaacttggtaATGAGAATATAAGATGGCAAGGATATGATAATAGATTTAATATGAAATGA